A window of the Ipomoea triloba cultivar NCNSP0323 chromosome 14, ASM357664v1 genome harbors these coding sequences:
- the LOC116004621 gene encoding uncharacterized protein LOC116004621, producing the protein MEDKSMASDLIHHIEATNDHGWQKVSYSKKQKKNQQKPAASDSSRIVANGSAVSGVDNVFKSLEKQSEERRIRIEAQRAAMQFDDEAPVRSAAKHRSDDEDEDSDSWGADRGSGVQNGAVDGKKKEKIKKPKKPKVTVAEAAAKIDATDLSVFLDEVSESYESQQDILLMRFADYFGRAFSAVTASQFPWLKLFRESLVAKIADVPVSHLSEPVYKTSVDWINKRSYEALGPFVLWLLDSILADLAIQQSGSKVSKKGVQQTSSKSQVAIFLVLSMVLRRKPDVLINIMPTLRENTKYQGQDKLPVIVWMIAQACQGDLCVGLYLWAHWILPLVGGKSGSNPQTRDMILQSVERILSFPKARSILVNGAVRKGERLVPPSALDLLLRVTFPASSARVKATERFEKIYPTLKEIALAGSPGSKAMKQVSLQIFSFATKSAGEGIPELSKEGTSIFIWCLTQNAECFKQWDKIYLDNIEASVAALRKLTEEWRVLSANQSSLVVARETLKGFRNKNEKALSEGVNATLQSLLKDADKYCKVLLGRLSRGHACLKSLALIVVLLGVGAAVTSPDIQSWDWDKLNHKLMVLFNAPHRS; encoded by the exons ATGGAAGATAAATCAATGGCCTCCGACTTGATCCACCACATCGAAGCCACCAACGACCACGGGTGGCAGAAGGTGTCGTATTCCAAGAAGCAGAAGAAGAATCAGCAGAAGCCGGCGGCGTCTGATTCGTCTCGGATCGTCGCCAATGGATCTGCCGTGTCCGGCGTCGACAATGTGTTCAAATCGCTGGAGAAGCAATCCGAGGAGCGGCGCATCAGAATTGAGGCTCAGAGAGCCGCGATGCAGTTCGACGACGAGGCTCCGGTGAGATCGGCGGCGAAACACCGATCGGACGATGAGGATGAGGATAGCGATTCCTGGGGCGCTGATCGCGGGAGTGGCGTGCAGAATGGAGCGGTGGatgggaagaagaaggagaagataAAGAAGCCGAAGAAGCCGAAGGTAACCGTCGCTGAAGCCGCCGCGAAGATCGATGCGACTGATTTATCGGTTTTCCTTGATGAAGTCTCT GAATCGTACGAATCTCAACAAGACATACTCTTGATGCGATTTGCTGATTATTTCGGGCGTGCATTTTCAGCTGTGACTGCTTCACAGTTTCCATGGTTGAAATTGTTCAGGGAGTCATTGGTTGCAAAGATTGCAGAT gtCCCTGTCTCCCATCTCTCTGAACCTGTTTACAAGACTTCAGTTGACTGGATCAATAAACGGTCGTATGAGGCTCTTGGACCCTTTGTGTTATGGTTGCTAGACAGTATCCTTGCTGATTTGGCAATTCAACAATCTGGTTCTAAGGTCTCCAAGAAAGGTGTCCAACAAACTTCCTCAAAATCTCAG GTAGCTATATTTTTGGTTCTATCAATGGTATTGCGACGGAAACCTGATGTTTTGATCAATATAATGCCTACCTTGAGGGAAAACACAAAGTATCAAGGACAAGATAAGCTTCCTGTTATTGTTTGGATGATAGCTCAG GCTTGTCAAGGTGATCTGTGTGTAGGGTTGTATCTTTGGGCGCATTGGATCTTGCCTTTAGTGGGTGGCAAATCAGGATCTAATCCACAGACAAGGGACATGATTTTGCAGTCAGTGGAAAG GATTCTGTCTTTCCCAAAAGCTCGCAGTATTTTAGTAAATGGTGCTGTTAGGAAGGGAGAGCGTTTGGTGCCACCATCAGCACTTGATTTGCTGTTAAGAGTGACATTTCCTGCTTCTTCAGCACGAGTTAAG GCTACCGAAAGGTTTGAGAAAATATATCCCACTCTCAAAGAGATCGCTCTTGCTGGTTCTCCTGGCAGCAAAGCAATGAAGCAAGTGTCACTTCAGATCTTTTCATTTGCTACCAAGTCTGCTGGGGAAG GTATTCCCGAACTATCTAAGGAAGGGACAAGCATATTTATATGGTGTTTGACCCAAAATGCTGAGTGTTTCAAGCAGTGG GACAAGATATATCTGGATAACATTGAAGCAAGTGTTGCTGCCTTGAGAAAGCTCACAGAAGAGTGGAGGGTGTTGTCTGCAAATCAATCTTCTCTTGTTGTTGCCAGAGAAACTCTCAAGGGTTTCAGGAACAAG AATGAGAAAGCACTAAGCGAAGGAGTCAATGCTACACTTCAATCACTGCTTAAAGACGCTGACAAGTACTGCAAGGTTTTGCTGGGAAGGCTGTCTCGTGGACACGCATGCTTGAAGAGTTTGGCCCTCATCGTGGTCTTACTGGGCGTGGGAGCAGCTGTTACGTCCCCTGATATACAGTCCTGGGACTGGGACAAGTTGAACCACAAGTTGATGGTTCTGTTCAATGCCCCCCACCGATCTTAG